A region from the Achromobacter seleniivolatilans genome encodes:
- a CDS encoding sensor domain-containing diguanylate cyclase, with protein sequence MPASGDVPSAPAPTDSPDISSDCLLDQDGPLDRLARLARRYFGVDIVRVACIDADGVWQAQAGDLAIDTAVTAFPFVAECPLRARDGRQLGAFRLLHSQERGFDDGDRRALHDFAALAATAIEKRQAMALDRAGEDGWRDEARKLSLAIAGSGTGVWDRNVVTGEIRYSPGWKALLGYSEDELSTRIEEAYSRLHPDDAAYVRESMQAHFDGKTESYEVEHRIRCKDGSYKWICSRGKVVSRDESGRALRMMGTTTDISALRAMAQRVQQTADLVVNLTDAVPGLVFQCIALPEGGARFSYVSAGIWDMFELTANDVQASTLAIEHRVHADDLTAYRESLRVATLEQSPWQLEFRVCLPLQGLRWRRGDASPRRAADGSVVWHGFVTDITDRKRADFELLELAVTDALTMLPNRRHFMSRIAAELARLKREGNRHSAVLMCDLDHFKSINDTWGHAIGDGVLQHFANTLRAQLREIDLVGRIGGEEFAIVLPDAGIEDAHQFARGVQRRIADAPFSAAGRRIPLTVSIGIATMHTLDADAELALGRSDQALYNAKQLGRNRIEWLMA encoded by the coding sequence ATGCCCGCTTCAGGTGATGTTCCCTCTGCTCCTGCGCCAACGGATAGTCCGGATATTTCTTCTGACTGCCTGCTGGATCAGGACGGCCCCTTAGATAGGCTGGCGCGTCTGGCAAGACGTTATTTCGGCGTGGATATCGTGCGGGTCGCTTGCATTGATGCCGATGGCGTGTGGCAGGCTCAAGCGGGCGACCTGGCTATAGACACAGCCGTCACCGCATTTCCCTTTGTGGCCGAGTGTCCGTTGCGCGCCCGCGACGGCCGGCAATTAGGCGCTTTTCGTCTTCTGCACAGTCAAGAGCGGGGCTTTGATGATGGCGACAGGCGGGCGCTCCATGATTTCGCCGCCCTGGCCGCCACGGCCATCGAAAAGCGCCAGGCGATGGCCTTGGACCGGGCAGGCGAAGACGGTTGGCGTGACGAAGCGCGCAAATTGTCCCTGGCAATTGCCGGCAGCGGCACAGGCGTCTGGGACCGCAACGTGGTGACAGGCGAAATCCGCTACTCGCCCGGCTGGAAGGCGCTGCTGGGTTATAGCGAAGACGAACTGTCCACTCGCATCGAAGAAGCCTATTCGCGTTTGCATCCTGATGACGCCGCTTATGTGCGCGAATCAATGCAGGCCCATTTTGACGGCAAGACCGAGAGTTACGAGGTCGAGCACCGCATCCGCTGCAAGGACGGCAGCTACAAATGGATTTGCAGCCGGGGCAAGGTCGTCAGCCGCGATGAATCCGGCCGTGCCTTGCGCATGATGGGCACTACCACCGACATCAGCGCCCTGCGCGCCATGGCGCAACGCGTGCAACAGACGGCCGATCTGGTCGTGAACCTGACTGACGCCGTGCCCGGCCTGGTTTTCCAGTGCATTGCGCTTCCCGAGGGCGGAGCGCGCTTTTCCTACGTCAGCGCGGGCATCTGGGACATGTTCGAACTGACCGCGAACGATGTGCAAGCCAGCACCCTGGCGATTGAACACCGGGTTCACGCCGACGATTTGACGGCCTATCGCGAGTCATTGCGCGTTGCCACCCTGGAACAATCACCCTGGCAGCTGGAGTTTCGCGTCTGCCTGCCCCTGCAAGGCCTGCGCTGGCGCCGTGGCGACGCCAGCCCGCGCCGCGCCGCCGACGGCTCAGTGGTCTGGCATGGCTTTGTCACTGACATTACCGACCGCAAGCGCGCTGATTTCGAACTGCTGGAACTGGCCGTCACCGACGCCTTGACGATGCTGCCCAACCGCCGCCATTTCATGTCGCGCATCGCGGCCGAACTGGCCCGCTTAAAGCGCGAAGGCAATCGCCATTCGGCGGTGCTGATGTGCGATCTTGACCACTTCAAATCCATCAACGACACCTGGGGCCACGCGATAGGCGACGGCGTGCTTCAGCATTTTGCGAACACGCTGCGCGCGCAATTGCGCGAGATCGATCTGGTAGGGCGCATCGGGGGCGAAGAGTTCGCCATCGTGCTGCCGGATGCCGGCATTGAAGACGCCCATCAGTTTGCCCGCGGCGTTCAGCGGCGCATTGCGGATGCGCCATTTTCTGCGGCGGGGCGGCGTATTCCGCTGACCGTCAGCATAGGCATCGCTACGATGCACACGCTGGACGCGGATGCAGAACTGGCGTTGGGCCGCAGCGACCAGGCGCTTTATAACGCCAAGCAACTGGGCCGTAACCGGATCGAATGGCTGATGGCGTAG
- a CDS encoding LysE family translocator — translation MTATAALLAFTLAAAILTITPGLDNALVLRTAAVEGGRRALMAGLGISAGCLLWGAIAALGLGSLLAVSTLAYDVLRVCAAIYLFYLGAKLLWRTLPGRKSAGVVAAAGMSAGRAPAASYAAPRNTSATGWFLRGCLTNALNPKVGVFYITFLPQFIPAGTDVLSFSLLLSAVHAMVGMAWFALLVAATRPLARWLSRPAVMTGLDRMTGAVFIAFGLRLALEKR, via the coding sequence ATGACCGCCACTGCTGCCCTGCTCGCCTTCACGCTAGCCGCCGCCATTCTTACCATTACGCCCGGCCTGGACAATGCCTTGGTGTTACGCACTGCTGCCGTCGAGGGCGGACGGCGCGCACTGATGGCTGGCCTGGGCATCAGCGCCGGCTGCCTGCTCTGGGGCGCCATCGCCGCGCTGGGCCTGGGGTCCCTGCTGGCGGTTTCCACCTTGGCTTACGACGTGCTGCGTGTCTGCGCGGCGATCTATCTGTTCTATCTGGGGGCGAAGCTGCTTTGGCGCACGCTGCCCGGGCGTAAATCTGCCGGGGTTGTTGCGGCTGCCGGCATGTCTGCGGGGCGAGCGCCTGCCGCGTCCTACGCCGCCCCGCGCAACACCAGCGCGACCGGCTGGTTTCTGCGCGGCTGCCTGACCAACGCGTTGAACCCCAAGGTTGGCGTCTTCTACATCACCTTCCTGCCCCAGTTCATCCCCGCCGGCACAGACGTGTTGAGCTTCAGCTTGCTGCTGTCTGCCGTTCACGCGATGGTGGGAATGGCCTGGTTTGCCTTACTGGTTGCCGCGACCCGGCCATTGGCAAGATGGTTATCCCGCCCAGCGGTCATGACGGGTCTGGACCGTATGACCGGGGCGGTGTTTATTGCTTTTGGATTGCGGCTGGCGCTGGAAAAGCGTTAA
- a CDS encoding TetR/AcrR family transcriptional regulator produces the protein MCPPSNRKELSHERIVDAAARAIRREGYAGVGVADVMKEAGLTHGGFYAHFPSRDALLAAAMERAGRDGAARMSKNMAQRRAEGASPLRAWVEAYLGDSHLVGCEGGCPVSALASEIPRQSAEVREVSATRVQRLLEAVQQALPATADEHAGVAVTSTLVGALQLARAFGDNPQGRAVLASARKAILDQYDHEAVSTSQ, from the coding sequence ATGTGCCCCCCGTCAAACCGCAAAGAGCTGTCTCACGAACGCATCGTTGATGCGGCCGCGCGTGCGATTCGCCGCGAAGGGTACGCGGGGGTGGGCGTCGCAGACGTCATGAAAGAAGCGGGTCTGACCCACGGCGGGTTCTACGCCCATTTTCCATCGCGCGACGCGCTGCTGGCCGCCGCGATGGAACGCGCCGGCCGTGACGGCGCGGCCCGGATGTCCAAGAACATGGCGCAACGCCGTGCCGAAGGCGCAAGCCCGTTGCGTGCCTGGGTGGAAGCCTATCTGGGCGATAGCCATCTCGTGGGTTGCGAAGGCGGGTGCCCCGTGTCGGCCTTGGCCTCGGAGATTCCGCGCCAATCTGCCGAAGTGCGCGAAGTCTCTGCAACACGTGTTCAACGGCTGCTCGAAGCCGTTCAACAAGCGCTGCCCGCCACGGCGGATGAGCATGCCGGCGTGGCGGTCACCAGTACATTGGTGGGCGCCTTGCAACTGGCCCGGGCGTTTGGCGACAACCCGCAAGGACGCGCCGTGCTGGCGTCCGCCCGCAAAGCCATCCTGGATCAATACGACCACGAGGCCGTCAGCACGTCTCAATAA
- a CDS encoding YaeQ family protein codes for MALRATIYKAELNVADTDRHYYGSHSLTVARHPSETDERLMVRLVAFALHAQEDLAFTKGLSDTDEPDLWVKDLTGAVKLWIEVGQPEERRILRACGRADEVIVYCYGGSASKIWWDGVRNKLERTRNLKIINLPSDQTRALAKLAERTMQLNANISDGIVYFSADKGEVSVEPEVWR; via the coding sequence ATGGCCCTGCGCGCCACTATCTACAAGGCCGAACTCAACGTCGCCGATACCGACCGCCACTATTACGGCAGCCACTCGCTGACGGTCGCCCGCCACCCCTCGGAAACCGACGAACGCCTGATGGTGCGCCTGGTCGCCTTTGCGCTGCATGCGCAGGAAGATCTGGCGTTCACCAAAGGCTTGAGCGACACCGACGAGCCTGATCTGTGGGTCAAGGATCTGACGGGCGCGGTCAAACTGTGGATTGAAGTGGGCCAGCCCGAAGAACGCCGCATTCTGCGCGCCTGTGGCCGTGCCGACGAAGTCATCGTCTATTGCTACGGCGGGTCGGCAAGCAAGATCTGGTGGGACGGGGTGCGCAATAAGCTGGAACGCACCCGCAACCTGAAGATCATCAATCTGCCGTCGGATCAGACCCGCGCGCTGGCCAAGCTGGCCGAGCGCACGATGCAGCTCAATGCCAATATTTCGGACGGCATTGTGTACTTTTCGGCCGACAAGGGCGAAGTCAGCGTCGAACCGGAAGTGTGGCGCTGA
- a CDS encoding MFS transporter, which yields MHATARSAPAPLSANAAANEPALAPGQPPAHAPATASPWPIFWVSSIAVFLVSLDSTMLYAAFGALRAGFPEATAADMSWVLNAYTVVFAAMLIPSGGLADTHGRKRMFMVGVVLFLAASAACGLAGSVAWLIAARVLQAIGAALLTPASLSIVLAAFPVSQRAVAVSLWGAVGGLAAAVGPSLGAFVVDTAGWPWAFYINLPLGALSLWYGASLLKESVKPDARRRVDGVGMALLMVAVGAMALAIVQSESPSWSRLELGVVATMGVVALAAFVAWARATPHPLVDLALFKHRTYRYVNLATLSFGIAFAMMFFAFFFYMTGVWHYSLPRAGLAVTPGPLLVMPTAILTGRLAARMGHRPFLVGGSLIYAASGLWFLLVPGEQPAYLTQWLPGLLLSGIGVGMVLPSLSGAAVSRLPAQHYAVGSAVNQATRQIGGVLGVAITVLMLGHGEASHAAFSPLYMAHVGLALLTAVLCLAVDTRPSKK from the coding sequence ATGCACGCCACCGCCCGATCCGCGCCAGCGCCGCTATCTGCAAATGCCGCCGCGAATGAGCCAGCGCTTGCGCCTGGCCAACCGCCAGCCCACGCGCCTGCCACGGCGTCTCCATGGCCCATATTCTGGGTGTCCAGCATCGCTGTCTTTCTGGTGTCGTTGGACAGCACCATGTTGTACGCCGCGTTCGGCGCGCTGCGCGCCGGATTTCCCGAGGCAACTGCCGCGGATATGTCCTGGGTGCTTAACGCCTATACCGTCGTCTTCGCGGCAATGCTGATCCCTTCAGGCGGCTTGGCTGACACCCACGGACGCAAGCGGATGTTCATGGTGGGGGTGGTGCTTTTTCTGGCGGCCTCAGCGGCCTGCGGTCTGGCAGGCAGCGTGGCCTGGCTGATCGCCGCTCGTGTGTTGCAGGCGATTGGCGCGGCCTTGTTGACGCCCGCGTCGCTATCGATCGTGCTGGCGGCATTTCCCGTGTCGCAGCGGGCCGTGGCGGTCAGTCTTTGGGGCGCCGTGGGCGGCCTGGCGGCCGCGGTTGGTCCCAGCCTGGGGGCTTTCGTGGTGGATACGGCCGGCTGGCCTTGGGCGTTCTACATCAATCTGCCTTTGGGAGCCTTGTCGCTTTGGTACGGCGCGAGCCTGCTTAAGGAATCCGTGAAGCCCGACGCCCGCCGGCGTGTGGATGGCGTAGGCATGGCGCTGCTGATGGTGGCCGTAGGCGCGATGGCGCTGGCGATCGTGCAGTCTGAATCGCCGTCCTGGAGCCGTCTGGAATTGGGCGTCGTGGCCACGATGGGCGTTGTCGCGCTGGCGGCCTTCGTGGCCTGGGCGCGCGCCACGCCGCATCCCCTGGTGGACTTGGCGTTGTTCAAGCACCGCACTTACCGGTATGTGAACCTGGCTACGTTGAGCTTCGGGATTGCGTTTGCCATGATGTTCTTTGCGTTCTTCTTTTACATGACGGGCGTGTGGCACTACAGCCTGCCGCGGGCCGGTCTGGCGGTAACGCCTGGGCCGCTGCTGGTGATGCCCACGGCTATCTTGACCGGGCGCTTGGCGGCGCGCATGGGGCACCGGCCCTTTCTGGTGGGCGGGTCGCTGATCTACGCGGCCAGCGGCCTGTGGTTTTTGCTGGTGCCGGGCGAACAGCCGGCCTATCTGACGCAATGGCTGCCGGGCTTGCTACTCAGCGGCATAGGCGTGGGCATGGTGTTGCCGTCTTTGTCGGGAGCTGCCGTCAGCCGATTGCCGGCGCAGCACTATGCCGTGGGCAGCGCCGTCAATCAGGCCACGCGCCAGATCGGAGGCGTGCTGGGAGTCGCGATTACGGTGCTGATGCTGGGCCATGGGGAAGCCAGCCATGCGGCGTTTTCACCGTTGTACATGGCGCACGTGGGCCTGGCCTTGCTGACTGCGGTGTTGTGCCTGGCGGTGGATACGCGGCCAAGCAAAAAGTGA
- a CDS encoding SDR family oxidoreductase: MDLKNAVVLITGANRGLGLAFAREALARGARKVYAGARNPSSITLEGVEPIKLDVTSPEDVAAAAAYATDVTLVINNAGIADFGGFMAPGSIESAQRHLDTNLFGSLRVAQAFAPVLAANGGGALLNVLSIASWINGPLLGVYAMSKSAAWAMTNGLRNEFRAQKTQVLGLHMGFVDTDLTKGIDGPKSTPQAIVSQAFDGLEAGAEEVLADELTRQVKQGLSAEPAVYLKALG, encoded by the coding sequence ATGGATCTCAAGAATGCAGTCGTACTGATTACCGGCGCCAACCGTGGCCTGGGACTGGCGTTTGCCCGCGAAGCCTTGGCGCGCGGCGCACGCAAGGTCTATGCCGGCGCGCGCAACCCGTCCTCTATTACGTTGGAAGGCGTGGAGCCGATCAAGCTGGATGTGACCAGCCCCGAGGACGTGGCCGCCGCAGCCGCCTACGCCACGGATGTCACCCTGGTGATCAACAACGCGGGCATTGCCGATTTTGGCGGCTTCATGGCGCCCGGCAGCATCGAATCGGCGCAGCGTCACCTGGACACCAATCTGTTCGGTTCATTACGCGTCGCTCAGGCATTTGCGCCGGTGCTGGCCGCCAACGGCGGCGGGGCATTGCTGAACGTGCTGTCGATCGCCAGCTGGATCAATGGTCCGCTGCTGGGCGTCTACGCCATGAGCAAATCTGCCGCGTGGGCCATGACGAATGGCTTGCGCAATGAATTCCGCGCTCAAAAAACCCAGGTGCTGGGTTTGCATATGGGCTTTGTTGATACGGACCTGACGAAGGGTATTGACGGTCCCAAGTCCACGCCGCAAGCCATCGTGAGCCAGGCGTTTGACGGTCTGGAAGCGGGCGCCGAGGAAGTGCTGGCCGATGAGCTGACCCGCCAGGTAAAGCAGGGCTTGTCCGCCGAGCCGGCGGTGTATTTGAAGGCATTGGGATAA